The following are from one region of the Methylophilus sp. DW102 genome:
- a CDS encoding flagellin produces the protein MAAVINTNISSLNAQRNLNASQAGLNQSIQRLSSGLRVNSAKDDAAGLAIATRMDSQVRGNDVAIRNSNDAISYLQVTEGGLSKATDVLQRMRELAVQAANGSYGSGDRANLDTEFTQLTEELTRLSTSTQFNGLNVFGGPGYTFQIGSGSADTLQVSSVTAASISGNVQTASAATAAITAIDAQLDSVNTSRASLGAYQNRFEAVISSLQVNIENVSAAKSRIMDADFASETAKMTRNQILQQAGTAMLAQANQLPNSVMSLIQR, from the coding sequence ATGGCTGCAGTCATTAATACCAATATTTCATCATTAAATGCCCAGCGCAATTTAAATGCATCTCAAGCTGGTTTGAATCAATCCATACAGCGTTTGTCTTCAGGGCTGCGCGTTAACAGTGCCAAAGATGATGCGGCAGGGTTGGCGATTGCAACACGCATGGACTCTCAAGTTCGTGGCAATGATGTGGCAATTCGCAACTCCAATGATGCTATTTCATATCTGCAAGTGACCGAAGGTGGTTTGTCGAAAGCGACTGATGTGCTCCAACGTATGCGTGAGTTGGCGGTGCAGGCTGCCAACGGCAGCTATGGTTCTGGTGACCGTGCCAATCTGGATACAGAGTTTACGCAGTTGACTGAAGAGTTAACCCGCTTGAGCACCTCTACCCAGTTTAACGGTTTGAACGTATTTGGCGGTCCCGGCTATACCTTCCAGATTGGTTCTGGCTCTGCGGATACTTTGCAAGTCAGTTCCGTGACCGCAGCTTCCATCTCTGGTAATGTGCAAACCGCCTCAGCAGCAACGGCTGCGATTACAGCCATTGATGCGCAACTGGATTCAGTGAATACGTCACGTGCGAGTCTGGGTGCGTACCAGAACCGCTTTGAAGCGGTAATCAGCAGCTTGCAAGTGAATATCGAAAATGTGTCCGCGGCGAAATCCCGGATTATGGATGCAGACTTTGCGTCAGAAACTGCGAAGATGACCCGTAACCAGATTCTGCAACAAGCAGGCACGGCGATGCTGGCCCAGGCCAACCAGTTGCCTAATAGCGTCATGTCGCTGATTCAACGTTAA
- a CDS encoding DegT/DnrJ/EryC1/StrS family aminotransferase, with the protein MIPFLDLKAAYDELSPDLETALLRATRSGWYIGGEEVEAFEAQFAAYTGAPYCVGVGNGLDALTLALRAMDVGVGDEVIVPSHTYIATWLAVSAVGATVVPVEPTEGQFNIDVAAIQAKITAKTKVILPVHLYGIPADMDAICALAKQHGLLVLEDAAQAHGAAVRGKWVGTHGDAVAWSFYPGKNLGALGDGGAVTTRHEHLAQRIRALGNYGSAVKYYNLEPGVNSRLDPLQAAVLSVKLAALDEWNTRRQALAQRYLEGLQGLPLQLPVSPAWANTIWHLFVIATPQRDALQTWLQAHGVQTLIHYPVPPHLQQAYQSLGWQAGHFPCAERYANQVLSLPMGPQLSVTAVDQVIELVQQFFRAQ; encoded by the coding sequence ATGATTCCTTTCCTTGATCTCAAAGCCGCTTATGACGAATTGTCGCCTGACCTTGAGACTGCCCTGTTAAGGGCTACCCGTTCTGGCTGGTATATCGGTGGCGAAGAAGTGGAGGCCTTTGAAGCCCAGTTTGCCGCATATACTGGCGCCCCGTATTGTGTCGGCGTGGGCAATGGCCTCGATGCACTGACCTTGGCCTTGCGCGCCATGGATGTGGGGGTGGGGGATGAGGTGATTGTCCCCTCCCATACTTATATTGCGACCTGGTTGGCGGTGAGTGCGGTCGGCGCGACTGTGGTCCCTGTCGAGCCTACTGAGGGGCAGTTCAATATTGATGTTGCCGCCATTCAGGCAAAAATCACAGCTAAAACCAAAGTCATTTTGCCGGTGCATTTATATGGTATCCCGGCAGACATGGATGCCATTTGTGCATTAGCCAAACAGCATGGCTTGCTGGTGTTGGAGGATGCTGCGCAAGCGCATGGCGCTGCCGTCAGGGGTAAATGGGTAGGTACGCATGGGGATGCGGTCGCATGGAGCTTTTACCCGGGCAAGAATTTGGGGGCTTTGGGCGATGGTGGGGCCGTCACCACAAGGCATGAGCATCTCGCCCAACGTATACGCGCGCTTGGCAATTATGGCTCAGCCGTCAAATATTACAATCTGGAGCCTGGCGTGAATAGTCGCCTGGATCCCTTGCAAGCCGCCGTGCTGTCAGTCAAGCTGGCTGCGCTGGATGAGTGGAATACACGCAGGCAGGCATTGGCGCAGCGCTATCTTGAGGGTTTGCAAGGCCTGCCTTTGCAATTGCCTGTTTCTCCAGCCTGGGCCAATACTATCTGGCATTTGTTTGTGATCGCAACGCCACAACGCGATGCCTTGCAAACCTGGTTGCAGGCGCATGGGGTGCAAACCCTGATTCATTATCCCGTCCCGCCACATTTGCAACAGGCTTATCAGTCGCTCGGTTGGCAAGCAGGCCATTTTCCGTGTGCCGAGCGTTATGCCAATCAAGTACTGAGTTTGCCCATGGGCCCGCAACTCTCAGTCACGGCTGTCGACCAGGTGATTGAGCTGGTACAGCAGTTTTTCAGAGCGCAGTGA
- a CDS encoding GNAT family N-acetyltransferase, whose translation MDYHADRFQDASLWVEKEGEIIAMLPASRDGDTIVSHGGLSFGGLVMSPRLGAADVKTLFEQLRDYWAGIGIKKLIYKPVPHIYHTIPSEEDLYALYRLGARTMRVDVSTTIMQASRLRLSKGRKHALSKASKAGVTIKKTNDYASCWQMLTDNLQERHGTKPTHSLEEISLLASRCPEISLYMAYLQEQPIAGVVMFDFGRVAHTQYIAPSPVAREVGAVDLLLETLISEIYADKPYFNFGISTCHNGLSFNEGLCAQKEMFGGRTTTLQWLEMDCV comes from the coding sequence ATGGATTATCACGCCGATCGTTTTCAGGATGCTTCTTTGTGGGTGGAAAAAGAGGGCGAAATCATTGCTATGCTGCCCGCTAGCCGTGATGGCGATACCATTGTCAGCCATGGCGGTTTGAGTTTTGGCGGTTTGGTCATGAGCCCACGTTTAGGCGCCGCAGATGTTAAAACGTTGTTCGAGCAACTGCGGGATTACTGGGCAGGCATCGGCATCAAAAAACTTATTTATAAACCTGTCCCTCATATCTACCACACGATCCCAAGCGAAGAAGATTTGTACGCTTTATACCGGCTGGGTGCCAGGACTATGCGTGTCGATGTATCGACAACCATCATGCAAGCGTCACGGTTGCGCCTATCAAAAGGGCGTAAACATGCATTGTCCAAAGCGAGCAAAGCCGGGGTCACGATAAAAAAAACCAATGATTACGCCAGTTGTTGGCAAATGCTAACCGATAACTTGCAAGAACGACATGGCACAAAACCCACGCACAGCCTGGAAGAGATTTCCCTTCTGGCCAGCCGTTGTCCAGAGATCAGCTTATATATGGCCTATCTGCAAGAACAACCGATTGCCGGGGTGGTCATGTTTGATTTCGGCCGTGTCGCTCATACGCAATATATTGCGCCTAGTCCTGTAGCAAGAGAGGTAGGGGCTGTGGATTTGTTGCTGGAAACGCTCATCAGTGAAATTTACGCGGACAAACCCTATTTCAATTTTGGCATTTCAACCTGTCACAATGGCTTAAGTTTTAATGAGGGCTTGTGTGCGCAAAAAGAAATGTTTGGTGGCCGCACGACGACCTTGCAATGGTTGGAAATGGATTGTGTATGA
- a CDS encoding 2OG-Fe(II) oxygenase codes for MQSFLDLNHLTKGMHHFQDAKPFRHAVIDNFLNPELVKKIAREFPEYDSSRWFHYQNEIEDKKALNDWNAFPALTYALFQTLNSAPVIDKLSEIVGTQLYADNGLHGGGWHIHGTGGNLNPHLDYSIHPKLGLQRKINIIIYVSEQLKPYHGGHLGLWSHDAEQNQPGELLKEVCPKFNRAVIFDTTQNSWHGMSRPLTQPYGVYRKSLAVYYLCEPPVDADPRGRALFAPREHQKDSAEIADLIRMRANVTTSSEVYRKNKKPAKQPTEPLPVAGTVSHS; via the coding sequence ATGCAATCGTTTCTGGATTTGAATCATCTGACTAAAGGAATGCATCACTTTCAAGATGCAAAACCTTTCCGCCATGCCGTCATCGATAATTTCTTGAATCCTGAATTGGTGAAAAAGATTGCACGCGAATTTCCAGAGTATGACTCTTCGCGCTGGTTTCACTACCAAAATGAGATCGAAGACAAAAAAGCATTGAATGACTGGAATGCTTTCCCTGCGCTGACCTATGCGCTGTTCCAGACACTGAACTCGGCCCCGGTCATAGACAAACTATCTGAAATCGTCGGCACCCAGTTATATGCTGACAATGGCTTGCACGGCGGCGGCTGGCATATTCACGGCACTGGCGGCAATTTGAATCCGCACCTGGATTACTCCATTCATCCCAAATTAGGTTTGCAGCGCAAAATCAACATCATTATTTATGTGTCGGAGCAACTCAAGCCATATCATGGCGGACATTTGGGTTTGTGGAGCCACGATGCAGAGCAAAATCAGCCTGGCGAACTGCTAAAAGAAGTCTGCCCCAAATTTAACCGTGCAGTGATTTTTGATACGACTCAGAACTCCTGGCACGGCATGAGCCGTCCATTGACCCAGCCTTATGGTGTGTATCGCAAGAGTCTGGCCGTCTATTATTTATGCGAGCCACCGGTGGACGCAGATCCGCGTGGCAGAGCCTTGTTTGCACCGCGCGAGCATCAAAAAGACAGTGCAGAAATTGCTGACCTGATCCGTATGCGCGCCAATGTAACCACCTCAAGCGAGGTTTACCGCAAAAACAAAAAACCTGCTAAACAACCGACCGAGCCTTTACCAGTCGCTGGCACCGTCAGCCACTCATAA
- the fliD gene encoding flagellar filament capping protein FliD: MASIVSSTGSSGLPIDSLVSAMMTSAQQPITQIKTQVSTYNAKLSAYGTLKSGLSTFQTALDGLSSAGKFNAQSVTLTDSNSISATANGSATNGNHSISVSQLATSQRITTSAYSDASTTFGTGSLKISFGTYTPANGSTAASFTANSSKNAITVNIDSSNNTLSGIRDAINAQNASVTASIVNDGTGNRLVITSMDTGAANSLKIDVTDNDGNNTDGSGLSTFAYDPTASSGSGKNLSELQAAQNALLTVDGLSISKASNTITDVIEGVTLNLKAVTSTPNAMTIATDNSAIKSSVQSFVDAYNKLNTSLRSLTKFVDGGSSANGPLLGDSVARDVSVKLGLMMSRISPTASTYRTLSDIGVTVGDGGVMTLDDTKFQKAMANSPSDVAKIFSPSASSTDPLVSFVSSGDKTVSGTYAVNISQAGSSSQDVAGTLNGVNAIGSGNTLTGAFGENSAGLKLSILGAATGDRGTVTFNRGLIGEFSSMLDSWLDSDAALATRTDGLQSSIKSLNKKADDLSAKLPSLEASYRAQYAKLDALLSSMQNQSTALTQQLNTISNNS; encoded by the coding sequence ATGGCATCAATTGTAAGCTCAACGGGCTCATCAGGGTTACCTATTGACTCTCTTGTCAGTGCCATGATGACGTCTGCCCAGCAGCCGATTACCCAGATCAAGACGCAAGTCTCTACTTACAATGCCAAACTCTCTGCGTACGGTACGTTGAAAAGTGGATTGAGTACCTTCCAAACAGCTTTGGATGGTCTGTCTAGTGCCGGCAAGTTTAATGCGCAATCCGTGACGCTCACCGATTCAAACAGTATCAGCGCGACTGCAAATGGTAGCGCTACCAATGGCAACCACAGCATTTCGGTGAGCCAGCTGGCGACTTCACAACGTATTACCACGTCTGCTTATAGCGATGCCAGTACCACTTTTGGTACCGGGAGCCTGAAGATTTCCTTTGGTACTTATACCCCAGCCAACGGTAGTACGGCAGCTTCTTTTACTGCGAATAGCAGCAAAAATGCGATTACGGTCAATATCGACAGTAGCAACAATACCCTGTCCGGTATCCGTGATGCCATTAACGCACAAAATGCTTCTGTCACGGCTTCTATTGTCAATGACGGTACTGGTAACCGCCTGGTGATCACTTCCATGGACACTGGTGCAGCCAATAGTCTGAAGATTGATGTCACGGATAACGATGGCAACAATACCGACGGTAGCGGCTTGTCCACCTTTGCTTATGACCCGACCGCCTCCAGCGGCAGTGGTAAAAACTTAAGTGAGCTTCAGGCTGCACAAAATGCGTTATTGACTGTTGATGGGTTGAGCATCAGTAAGGCGAGTAACACCATTACTGATGTGATTGAGGGCGTGACCTTAAACCTGAAGGCGGTCACCAGCACGCCTAACGCAATGACGATTGCGACGGACAATAGCGCGATTAAAAGTTCTGTACAGAGCTTTGTCGATGCCTACAACAAACTGAATACCAGTCTGCGTAGCCTGACAAAGTTCGTTGATGGCGGATCTTCTGCCAATGGCCCTTTGCTGGGTGACTCGGTGGCCCGTGACGTGTCAGTGAAACTCGGATTAATGATGTCCCGCATCTCTCCTACGGCCAGTACCTACCGTACCTTGAGTGACATTGGCGTCACCGTGGGCGATGGCGGAGTCATGACGCTGGACGATACCAAGTTTCAGAAAGCGATGGCGAATAGCCCTTCCGATGTGGCGAAAATCTTTTCGCCTTCGGCAAGCAGTACCGACCCATTGGTCAGCTTCGTCAGCAGTGGGGATAAAACAGTTTCTGGCACCTATGCCGTCAATATCTCGCAAGCGGGGAGCAGCTCACAAGATGTGGCTGGTACCCTGAATGGTGTGAATGCGATTGGCAGTGGTAATACCCTGACCGGCGCATTTGGTGAGAATAGTGCAGGTTTGAAACTCAGTATTTTAGGCGCTGCGACTGGAGACCGTGGCACGGTGACTTTCAACCGCGGCCTAATCGGGGAGTTTAGTAGCATGCTTGATAGCTGGCTGGACTCCGATGCTGCGTTGGCTACCAGGACAGACGGTTTGCAGTCGTCTATTAAATCATTGAATAAAAAAGCCGATGACTTGAGCGCCAAGCTGCCAAGCCTTGAAGCAAGTTATCGTGCCCAGTACGCAAAATTGGATGCATTACTCAGCAGCATGCAAAACCAGAGCACTGCGTTGACACAACAACTGAATACAATCAGCAATAATAGCTAA
- a CDS encoding phytanoyl-CoA dioxygenase family protein — protein sequence MQCQLTIDGQSHQYQIEGDFFWGEDQVLFEKDADTLALVDWREQGYTVQPLFGAEAFSTIRESLTQRLKTILQAEVPTLDLAHFQLENYHHYVQDEVHQRVISQTRFLDFSSFEIDTQQLCENVSAILGRTVGCHNQLLERDVVILRISRPNSLDINPPHRDGYLEIWQRTINLWIPIAGCSDQSSLPVIAGSHFWNENTIYRTAAKGAKIQGNNYHVPAILQTKQGPLSLARQNPQPGEALIFTPYLVHGSAINQQADTTRMSLEIRLPFQS from the coding sequence ATGCAATGTCAACTTACCATTGATGGTCAGTCCCATCAATATCAAATTGAAGGCGATTTTTTCTGGGGTGAAGATCAGGTTTTATTTGAAAAAGACGCTGATACACTTGCTCTAGTGGATTGGCGTGAGCAAGGGTATACCGTCCAACCATTGTTTGGTGCGGAGGCTTTTAGCACAATCCGAGAAAGTCTGACGCAACGTCTCAAAACTATATTACAGGCCGAAGTCCCAACGTTAGATTTAGCTCATTTTCAGCTTGAAAACTATCATCATTACGTACAGGATGAGGTGCACCAGCGCGTCATTTCGCAGACCCGTTTTCTTGACTTCTCTTCATTTGAGATTGATACACAGCAACTGTGTGAAAATGTCTCTGCAATTTTAGGTCGAACGGTGGGGTGCCATAACCAATTGTTAGAACGTGATGTGGTGATTTTGCGCATTAGCCGTCCGAATAGCCTGGATATTAATCCACCGCATCGCGATGGTTATCTTGAGATTTGGCAACGCACAATCAATCTTTGGATTCCTATTGCCGGCTGCTCAGACCAGTCATCGCTACCAGTCATTGCGGGGAGTCACTTCTGGAATGAAAACACGATTTACAGAACGGCTGCAAAAGGTGCAAAAATTCAAGGTAATAACTATCACGTGCCTGCGATATTGCAGACAAAGCAAGGGCCGCTGTCATTAGCACGACAAAACCCGCAACCTGGCGAAGCGCTTATTTTTACGCCTTATTTAGTGCATGGCTCTGCCATCAACCAGCAAGCCGACACGACTAGAATGTCGCTTGAAATTCGACTTCCTTTTCAAAGTTGA
- a CDS encoding flagellar protein FlaG: MMTQSMDGVGGNRTLTGVPAVNSLKLVKYAEASGEQKPVEAMDKATLTGAVKKLNDYVAPALQTIQFSIDDDTDRIVVKVVDTETQKVLRQIPNEEVLAISKTLDKLRGLVIRQTV; the protein is encoded by the coding sequence ATCATGACTCAATCTATGGATGGTGTTGGCGGTAACCGCACATTAACAGGTGTGCCTGCAGTAAATAGCTTGAAGCTGGTGAAGTATGCAGAAGCCAGCGGCGAGCAAAAACCTGTCGAAGCGATGGATAAAGCCACTTTGACCGGGGCGGTAAAAAAACTGAATGACTATGTGGCGCCTGCGCTGCAAACCATACAGTTTTCGATTGATGATGACACAGACCGTATCGTCGTGAAAGTGGTCGACACCGAGACACAGAAGGTGCTCAGGCAAATCCCAAATGAGGAGGTGCTGGCCATTAGCAAGACGCTGGACAAATTAAGAGGCCTAGTCATTCGTCAAACGGTGTGA
- a CDS encoding FdtA/QdtA family cupin domain-containing protein, with translation MPLEDCRIIELPKINSPDGNLTFVESDNQIPFAIKRVYHVYDVPGGAQRGGHAHKNLHQFIVAMSGSFDITLDDGKDKRKFHLARSYYGLYVCPMIWREIDNFSSGSVLMCIASEKYDESDYYRQYDEFMRARWAA, from the coding sequence ATGCCATTGGAAGATTGCAGAATTATTGAACTGCCGAAAATAAACAGCCCGGATGGCAATTTGACATTTGTCGAGAGCGACAATCAGATTCCATTTGCCATTAAGCGTGTCTACCATGTCTATGATGTTCCAGGTGGTGCACAGCGTGGAGGTCATGCGCACAAAAATCTTCACCAATTTATTGTGGCGATGTCAGGAAGCTTTGACATTACGCTCGATGATGGCAAGGATAAGCGAAAATTCCATTTAGCCCGCTCTTATTACGGATTGTATGTGTGTCCAATGATCTGGCGCGAAATCGATAACTTCTCCTCCGGCTCGGTCTTGATGTGTATTGCTTCCGAAAAGTATGACGAGTCTGATTATTATCGGCAGTATGATGAATTTATGCGAGCACGTTGGGCTGCTTGA
- a CDS encoding flagellin: MASVINTNIASLNAQRNLNASQTGLNQSIQRLSSGLRINSAKDDAAGMAIATRMDSQIRGNEVAIRNSNDAISYLQVTEGGLSKATDALQRMRELAVQAANGSYGSGDRTNLNTEFTQLTSELTRLSTSTQFNGLNVFGGSGYTFQIGSGSADTLQVSAVTAASVTGSVATVSDATAAITAIDAQLDAVNTSRASLGAYQNRFDAVVSSLQVNVENISAAKSRITDADFASETAKMTRNQILQQAGTAMLAQANQLPNSVMSLLRG; this comes from the coding sequence ATGGCTTCTGTAATTAATACCAACATTGCATCCCTGAATGCACAGCGTAACCTGAATGCTTCACAAACAGGCTTGAATCAATCGATTCAGCGTTTATCTTCTGGCTTGCGTATCAATAGCGCCAAAGACGATGCAGCGGGGATGGCAATTGCCACTCGCATGGACTCCCAAATTCGTGGCAATGAAGTTGCGATTCGTAACTCAAACGACGCGATTTCTTACCTGCAAGTGACAGAAGGTGGTTTGTCCAAAGCGACAGACGCCCTGCAACGTATGCGTGAACTGGCCGTACAGGCAGCCAACGGCAGCTATGGTTCTGGTGACCGTACTAACCTGAACACAGAGTTTACACAACTGACTTCAGAATTAACCCGCTTGAGTACTTCTACCCAGTTTAACGGTTTGAATGTATTTGGTGGTTCAGGTTACACCTTCCAGATTGGTTCTGGTTCTGCAGATACCTTGCAGGTGAGTGCAGTGACTGCGGCTTCTGTGACTGGCAGTGTTGCCACCGTTTCAGATGCGACTGCAGCGATTACCGCGATTGATGCGCAACTGGATGCGGTGAACACTTCACGTGCCAGCCTGGGTGCCTACCAAAACCGTTTTGATGCCGTTGTGAGCAGCCTGCAAGTGAACGTGGAAAACATTTCTGCAGCGAAATCCCGGATTACGGATGCAGACTTCGCGTCAGAAACTGCGAAGATGACCCGTAACCAGATTCTGCAACAGGCAGGCACAGCAATGCTGGCCCAAGCCAACCAGTTGCCTAACAGTGTCATGAGCTTGCTCAGAGGCTAA
- a CDS encoding aldo/keto reductase, translating into MKILVLGSWQNLHTSADQSALASVWAKAIDQGIRHFDTADSYEDGIAEILLADLLQGLPRTSYQLSSKCFFATSAAPLGGLSVAHVKPALEGTLKRLQTDYLDVYFAHRDDQSLSVEQIAETFNECITEGSIRHWGICRWAPERVAALMDFCQQTGLQPPVAQQFHYHLFNRDAEQESFPLYSRFGLPTWVYSPLAQGVLTGKYHDGIPHLARAGMEHAKASMWEFHPEKIARVRAWAEWLQHRGLTPVQAAMAFCLSRPEVSHVLIGATQVQQLEEILSAANIDWQQEIVEVFDAMSTYH; encoded by the coding sequence ATGAAAATATTGGTATTGGGTAGCTGGCAGAACTTGCATACAAGCGCAGACCAGTCAGCATTGGCATCTGTTTGGGCGAAAGCCATTGATCAGGGTATCCGGCACTTTGATACTGCTGATAGCTATGAAGATGGTATCGCTGAGATCTTGCTGGCTGATCTATTGCAGGGTCTACCCAGAACAAGCTACCAGTTATCCAGTAAATGTTTTTTTGCGACAAGCGCAGCGCCGTTGGGTGGATTATCCGTGGCACATGTAAAGCCTGCCTTGGAGGGTACGCTAAAGCGCCTGCAGACTGATTATCTGGATGTTTATTTTGCTCATCGCGATGATCAAAGTCTCTCGGTTGAGCAGATCGCTGAGACTTTTAACGAATGCATTACGGAAGGCAGTATTCGTCATTGGGGGATTTGCCGGTGGGCACCTGAACGTGTTGCAGCGTTGATGGATTTTTGCCAGCAAACAGGGCTGCAACCGCCAGTCGCTCAGCAGTTTCATTACCATTTGTTTAACCGGGACGCAGAACAGGAATCTTTTCCGCTCTACAGCCGTTTTGGATTGCCAACTTGGGTGTATTCACCATTGGCGCAAGGGGTACTGACTGGTAAATATCATGATGGTATTCCGCACCTAGCACGTGCAGGTATGGAACATGCCAAAGCCAGTATGTGGGAGTTTCATCCGGAAAAAATTGCGCGTGTGAGGGCATGGGCTGAATGGTTACAGCATAGGGGATTGACTCCGGTACAGGCCGCGATGGCTTTTTGTTTAAGCCGGCCAGAAGTGAGTCATGTGCTGATCGGCGCGACACAGGTGCAACAACTGGAAGAAATTTTGTCAGCGGCCAACATAGATTGGCAACAGGAAATCGTAGAGGTGTTTGATGCAATGTCAACTTACCATTGA
- a CDS encoding class I SAM-dependent methyltransferase — translation MTHVDLRKQAIAAYEQAYSASDFEVIQARYRKKLLLELLEKHQPKHVLEVGCGWDSIANHWQGFERLVIVEPGPQFAEKARKDTAHLSGVQVIEEFLENVGPERSTTSYDLILLSSLMHEVPDPEALLVSAKALADKQTVIHINVPNALSMHRLLAVEMGLMDSVYAQSALQKSFNQPRIFDLKQLKALANELGLQVMDSGSFLMKPFTHGQMMTLMQQGLLTQEMLDGLWHLARHFPENGSEIYVNLKLED, via the coding sequence ATGACGCATGTGGATCTGCGTAAACAGGCTATTGCTGCCTATGAGCAGGCGTATAGTGCTAGCGATTTTGAGGTGATTCAGGCACGCTACCGTAAAAAACTGTTACTTGAGTTGCTTGAAAAACACCAGCCTAAACATGTGCTTGAGGTTGGTTGCGGCTGGGACTCAATCGCCAATCACTGGCAAGGATTTGAACGCCTGGTCATTGTTGAGCCTGGTCCGCAGTTTGCGGAAAAAGCGCGAAAAGACACTGCGCATTTGTCAGGTGTACAAGTTATCGAAGAGTTTCTTGAAAATGTCGGTCCGGAGCGCTCAACGACTTCCTATGATTTGATCTTGCTAAGCAGTCTCATGCACGAGGTTCCAGATCCAGAAGCCTTGCTGGTCAGTGCCAAGGCGTTGGCAGATAAACAGACGGTGATTCATATCAACGTACCAAATGCTTTATCCATGCACCGTCTGCTAGCGGTGGAGATGGGGTTGATGGATAGCGTCTATGCCCAGTCAGCATTGCAAAAATCGTTTAATCAACCACGTATTTTTGATTTAAAGCAATTAAAAGCCCTGGCAAACGAACTAGGATTACAAGTAATGGATTCAGGCTCTTTTCTGATGAAACCGTTTACGCATGGGCAAATGATGACACTCATGCAACAAGGCCTACTGACACAGGAAATGCTAGATGGGCTATGGCATTTAGCCAGACATTTTCCGGAAAACGGCTCTGAAATTTATGTCAATCTCAAACTTGAGGACTGA
- a CDS encoding flagellin: protein MASVINTNIASLNAQRNLNASQTGLNQSIQRLSSGLRINSAKDDAAGMAIATRMDSQIRGSDVAIRNSNDAISYLQVTEGGLSKATDALQRMRELAVQAANGSYGSGDRANLNTEFTQLTSELSRLSTSTQFNGLNVFGGSGYTFQIGSGSADTLQVSAVTAASISGNVSTVSDATAAITAIDAQLDAVNTSRASLGAYQNRFEAVVSSLQVNVENISAAKSRITDADFASETAKMTRNQILQQAGTAMLAQANQLPNSVMSLLRG, encoded by the coding sequence ATGGCTTCTGTAATTAATACCAATATTGCATCTCTGAATGCACAGCGTAACCTGAATGCTTCACAAACAGGCTTGAATCAATCGATTCAGCGTTTGTCTTCCGGCTTGCGTATCAATAGCGCCAAAGATGATGCAGCGGGCATGGCAATTGCCACCCGTATGGACTCCCAAATTCGTGGTAGTGATGTTGCGATTCGTAACTCAAACGACGCGATTTCTTACCTGCAAGTGACAGAAGGTGGTTTGTCCAAAGCGACAGACGCCCTGCAACGTATGCGTGAACTGGCCGTGCAGGCAGCCAACGGCAGCTATGGTTCTGGTGACCGTGCCAACCTGAACACAGAGTTTACACAGCTGACTTCAGAATTATCCCGCTTGAGTACATCTACCCAGTTTAACGGTTTGAATGTATTTGGCGGTTCAGGCTACACCTTCCAGATTGGTTCTGGTTCTGCAGATACCTTGCAGGTGAGCGCAGTGACTGCGGCATCTATTAGCGGCAACGTGTCCACTGTTTCAGATGCGACGGCAGCGATTACCGCGATTGATGCGCAACTGGATGCGGTGAACACTTCACGTGCCAGCCTGGGTGCCTACCAAAACCGTTTTGAAGCCGTTGTGAGCAGCCTGCAAGTGAACGTGGAAAACATTTCTGCAGCGAAATCCCGGATTACGGATGCAGACTTCGCGTCAGAAACTGCGAAGATGACCCGTAACCAGATTCTGCAACAGGCAGGCACAGCAATGCTGGCCCAAGCCAATCAGTTGCCTAACAGTGTCATGAGCTTGCTGAGAGGTTAA